From the genome of Candidatus Binatia bacterium, one region includes:
- the mtgA gene encoding monofunctional biosynthetic peptidoglycan transglycosylase, translated as MLLLILRLTLAFVATVVVIVAVLAVVPPPLTAFMVEDSIHRGGWIDYRWTSHTGIAPLCLVAMVAAEDQRFAEHSGFDFQAIESAAKHNSRGGSVRGASTISQQVAKNLFLWPDRSWLRKALEAPLTVIVEKIWTKRRILDVYANVAELGDGIYGIGAASRHYFSKTPGQLTAPECALLAAVLPDPESFRADAPSPFVRHRQQWILRQMDALGGTAWLRRINASPPASGPP; from the coding sequence TTGCTGCTGCTGATCCTCAGGCTGACGCTCGCATTCGTCGCGACGGTGGTCGTCATCGTCGCGGTGCTGGCCGTGGTGCCGCCGCCGCTGACGGCGTTCATGGTCGAGGACAGCATCCATCGCGGCGGATGGATCGACTACCGCTGGACTTCGCACACCGGGATCGCGCCTCTTTGCCTGGTCGCAATGGTCGCCGCCGAAGACCAGAGGTTTGCCGAGCATTCCGGCTTCGATTTCCAGGCCATCGAGAGCGCCGCAAAGCACAACAGCCGCGGCGGCAGCGTGCGCGGGGCGAGCACGATCTCCCAGCAAGTGGCCAAGAACCTCTTCCTGTGGCCCGACCGAAGCTGGCTGCGCAAGGCGCTGGAAGCGCCGCTTACCGTGATCGTCGAGAAGATCTGGACGAAGCGGCGCATCCTCGACGTCTACGCGAACGTCGCCGAGCTGGGCGACGGCATCTACGGGATCGGCGCGGCCTCACGGCACTATTTCTCGAAGACGCCGGGACAGCTCACTGCGCCCGAGTGCGCGCTGCTCGCAGCCGTTCTTCCCGATCCGGAGAGCTTCCGGGCCGATGCGCCGTCGCCCTTCGTGCGCCATCGACAGCAGTGGATTCTGCGTCAGATGGACGCGCTCGGCGGCACCGCGTGGCTCAGGCGCATCAACGCATCGCCGCCGGCGTCTGGCCCTCCATGA
- a CDS encoding O-methyltransferase has protein sequence MSETPKAFHLTPRIQKYVVDHSAAVDEVQRSLIAETEGLGFISIMQISPEQGAFMELFARAIGARRIIEVGTFTGYSALCFARALPEGGKLLCCDISEEWTSIGRRHWEKAGVAGRIELKIAPAGETLAALPADPVWDLAFIDADKGGYRTYYEEILERLRPGGVILVDNVLWMGTVADPTMAGEDVEAIRAFNDFVASDSRVEVAMLTIGDGLSMIRKKGGH, from the coding sequence ATGTCGGAAACTCCGAAAGCCTTTCACCTGACTCCCCGGATCCAGAAGTACGTCGTCGACCACAGCGCCGCGGTCGACGAAGTGCAGCGCTCGCTCATCGCCGAGACGGAGGGCCTGGGGTTCATTTCGATCATGCAGATCTCGCCGGAGCAGGGCGCGTTCATGGAGCTGTTCGCGCGCGCGATCGGCGCTCGCCGCATCATCGAGGTCGGCACTTTCACCGGTTACTCCGCGCTGTGCTTCGCGCGCGCCCTGCCCGAAGGCGGCAAGCTGCTGTGCTGCGACATCAGCGAAGAGTGGACCTCGATCGGACGTCGCCACTGGGAAAAGGCCGGCGTCGCCGGACGCATCGAGCTGAAGATCGCTCCTGCCGGCGAGACCCTCGCCGCGCTTCCGGCCGATCCTGTCTGGGACCTCGCGTTCATCGATGCCGACAAGGGCGGCTACCGGACCTACTACGAAGAGATCCTCGAGCGCCTGAGACCGGGCGGCGTCATTCTCGTCGACAACGTGCTGTGGATGGGAACCGTGGCCGATCCGACGATGGCAGGCGAAGACGTCGAAGCGATCCGCGCGTTCAACGACTTCGTCGCGTCCGACTCGCGTGTCGAGGTTGCAATGCTGACGATCGGCGACGGTCTTTCGATGATCCGCAAGAAGGGAGGCCACTGA
- a CDS encoding Rieske 2Fe-2S domain-containing protein, whose product MARFPFGIPNSWYQVCYSDELAKGEVKTVHYLGRDIVLFRGEDGKAGAFEPFCPHLGAHFGYGGKVEGNRLVCPFHSWQFDTGGTCRHIPYTDKIPAKARAGAYPVLEHSGLVFVWYHAEGAAPDFEIPAIEYFGADDWTSSYDKYSWDVRTHPQDIMENAIDWPHFNFVHLMDAPKNRSHEFHQHMFKWAIWTRKDVQTMGGVSDDFNIQAQNWGLGFDWLIYSGMFTTVIVAGLTPVDDEITRIHFGVIGKKDGRSEDETRALLKLYMDDQSLAIQQDFQIWEHKGFQARPALCESDGPIGEYRQWTRQFYSAPTGAAAAA is encoded by the coding sequence ATGGCCCGATTTCCGTTCGGCATCCCCAACAGCTGGTACCAGGTCTGCTATTCGGACGAGCTTGCCAAAGGCGAAGTGAAGACCGTCCACTACCTCGGCCGCGACATCGTGCTGTTCCGCGGCGAAGACGGAAAAGCCGGGGCCTTCGAGCCGTTCTGCCCTCACCTCGGCGCCCACTTCGGGTATGGCGGAAAAGTCGAAGGCAACCGCCTCGTCTGTCCCTTCCACAGCTGGCAGTTCGATACCGGCGGCACCTGCCGCCACATCCCGTACACCGACAAGATTCCCGCCAAGGCGCGCGCCGGCGCCTACCCGGTGCTCGAGCACAGCGGGCTCGTGTTCGTCTGGTACCACGCCGAAGGCGCGGCGCCCGATTTCGAGATCCCGGCGATCGAGTACTTCGGCGCCGACGACTGGACCTCCAGCTACGACAAATACTCCTGGGACGTCCGCACGCATCCCCAGGACATCATGGAGAACGCGATCGACTGGCCCCACTTCAACTTCGTGCACCTGATGGACGCGCCGAAGAATCGCTCCCACGAATTCCACCAGCACATGTTCAAGTGGGCGATCTGGACGCGCAAGGACGTGCAGACGATGGGCGGCGTCAGCGACGACTTCAACATCCAGGCGCAGAACTGGGGGCTCGGGTTCGACTGGCTGATCTACTCCGGGATGTTCACGACGGTGATCGTCGCAGGGCTCACGCCGGTCGACGACGAGATCACGCGCATCCATTTCGGCGTGATCGGCAAGAAGGACGGCCGCAGCGAAGACGAGACGCGCGCGCTGCTCAAGCTGTACATGGACGACCAGTCGCTGGCGATCCAGCAGGACTTCCAGATCTGGGAACACAAGGGATTCCAGGCGCGGCCGGCCCTTTGCGAATCCGACGGCCCGATCGGGGAGTACCGCCAGTGGACGCGGCAGTTCTACTCGGCGCCGACCGGCGCCGCCGCTGCAGCCTGA
- a CDS encoding LLM class F420-dependent oxidoreductase yields the protein MELGLMVGYWQGGGPWDFVTHAQLAESLGFESVWTAEAYGSDAFSPLCWIGAHTSRIKLGTGVCQISARTPACVAMTATTIDHMSGGRLILGIGVSGPQVVEGWYGMPFAKPFTRTREFIEILRAIWKREGPVTYEGKYYQLPYGGPGSVGLGKPLKSITHPLRERIPIYLGAEGPKNVRMATEIADGWLPLFFSPYRPEVYAESLSLVKPGFEIACTAQVVVGDDVASCLIPVKWMLAFYIGGMGAKDKNFHMNIMGRMGFEAEVTEVQRLFLEGKRAEAADAVPDQLADEISLVGPPGRIKERLEAWKKSPVTKLLAGTQDPNALRALAAAM from the coding sequence ATGGAGCTGGGATTGATGGTCGGCTATTGGCAGGGCGGCGGTCCCTGGGATTTCGTCACGCACGCGCAACTTGCCGAGAGCCTGGGCTTCGAGTCGGTGTGGACGGCCGAAGCGTACGGGTCCGACGCGTTTTCTCCGCTTTGCTGGATCGGCGCCCACACGTCGCGGATCAAGCTCGGGACCGGCGTCTGCCAGATTTCCGCGCGCACGCCCGCTTGCGTCGCGATGACGGCAACTACCATCGATCACATGTCGGGCGGGCGGCTGATCCTCGGAATCGGCGTGTCCGGGCCGCAAGTGGTCGAGGGCTGGTACGGGATGCCGTTCGCGAAGCCTTTTACCCGCACGCGCGAGTTCATCGAGATCCTGCGCGCGATCTGGAAGCGCGAGGGGCCGGTTACCTACGAAGGCAAGTACTACCAGCTTCCGTATGGCGGCCCCGGCTCGGTGGGTCTAGGCAAGCCGCTGAAATCGATCACGCACCCGCTGCGCGAGCGCATCCCGATCTATCTCGGCGCCGAAGGCCCGAAGAACGTCAGGATGGCCACCGAGATCGCCGACGGCTGGCTGCCGCTGTTCTTCTCGCCGTACCGGCCGGAGGTGTACGCCGAGTCGCTGTCGCTCGTAAAGCCGGGCTTCGAGATCGCGTGCACTGCGCAGGTCGTCGTCGGCGACGACGTCGCGAGCTGCCTCATCCCGGTCAAGTGGATGCTCGCGTTCTACATCGGCGGCATGGGCGCCAAGGACAAGAACTTCCACATGAACATCATGGGACGCATGGGCTTCGAGGCCGAGGTCACCGAAGTGCAGCGCCTCTTCCTCGAAGGAAAGCGCGCCGAGGCGGCCGACGCGGTGCCAGACCAGCTTGCCGACGAGATTTCCCTGGTCGGCCCGCCGGGACGCATCAAGGAAAGGCTCGAGGCCTGGAAGAAGAGCCCGGTGACGAAGCTGCTGGCGGGAACCCAGGATCCGAACGCACTGCGCGCGCTGGCAGCGGCGATGTAG
- a CDS encoding FAD-dependent oxidoreductase encodes MNDDSSAAGGAPPARPGISRRDFLRLAGVAAAGAGAATLPGVREARAADKLKFDQEVDVVVVGSGAAGSVAALFAHEAGASVALVEKALLFGGTTSKSGGVYWIPNNRFLRERGVEEPRDKTIAKMARFSYPQLFRADDKTLGLSQLQYDLLKALYDNGPVVVDELENMKALISQPADMPPFGAMPDYFEEAVDDITPVDRRLWAKKPDGSFGLGDEMVRQLRAAIDSRKIATLMGHRVVTILRNHAGEVVGIEAEKIDKTIVRLRAKKGVVFGSGGFTQNRELTTAFQPGPIFGGCAVPTNEGDFVYMATAAGARLGNMSSAWRAEIVLEQALQFSSTPDDVFMPPGDSMVLVNRYGRRVVNECSNYNERTRVHFAWDPSRHEWPNMLMLMVYDQRSAELFGGRFPIPPAGTQAPYVITGANPQELADAIDQRLLRLAPKTGGVRLDEGFAATLSTTFKRYNEFAGHGIDVDFHRGEKLYDRLWFSHVWSYPNQGTSQAIGQTLNPTMHPIDPTGHLYAIILAAGTLDTNGGPATSASAQVLGADGEPIAGLYGAGNCIASPTGQYYYGGGGTLGPAITFAMLAGKGAAAAPVKEID; translated from the coding sequence GTGAACGACGACAGCTCCGCAGCAGGGGGCGCGCCGCCGGCGCGTCCGGGAATTTCTCGCCGTGACTTTCTGAGGCTCGCGGGCGTGGCCGCCGCCGGTGCCGGCGCCGCTACGCTGCCGGGCGTGCGCGAGGCCCGCGCCGCCGACAAGCTCAAGTTCGACCAGGAAGTGGACGTCGTCGTCGTCGGCAGCGGCGCGGCGGGATCGGTCGCGGCGCTGTTCGCGCACGAGGCCGGTGCGTCGGTGGCCCTCGTCGAGAAGGCCCTGCTGTTCGGCGGCACGACGTCGAAGTCCGGCGGAGTCTACTGGATCCCGAACAACCGCTTCCTGCGCGAGCGCGGCGTCGAAGAGCCTCGCGACAAGACGATCGCGAAGATGGCGCGCTTTTCGTATCCCCAGCTCTTTCGCGCCGACGACAAGACGCTCGGCCTCTCCCAGCTCCAGTACGACCTTCTCAAAGCCCTCTACGACAACGGCCCCGTCGTCGTCGACGAGCTCGAGAACATGAAAGCGCTGATCTCGCAGCCGGCCGACATGCCGCCGTTCGGCGCGATGCCCGATTACTTCGAAGAAGCCGTCGACGACATCACGCCGGTGGACCGGCGCCTGTGGGCGAAAAAACCCGACGGCTCGTTCGGGCTCGGCGACGAGATGGTCCGCCAGCTCAGGGCCGCGATCGACTCGCGCAAGATCGCGACGCTGATGGGCCACCGTGTCGTGACGATCCTTCGCAACCACGCCGGCGAGGTCGTCGGCATCGAGGCGGAAAAGATCGACAAGACGATCGTGCGGCTTCGCGCCAAAAAAGGCGTCGTGTTCGGAAGCGGCGGCTTCACGCAGAATCGCGAGCTGACCACGGCGTTCCAGCCCGGACCGATCTTCGGCGGCTGCGCGGTGCCGACCAACGAAGGCGACTTCGTCTACATGGCCACCGCCGCAGGAGCGCGCCTCGGCAACATGAGCTCGGCGTGGCGCGCCGAGATCGTGCTCGAGCAGGCGCTGCAGTTCTCGAGCACTCCCGACGACGTCTTCATGCCGCCGGGCGACTCGATGGTCCTCGTCAACCGCTACGGGCGCCGCGTCGTCAACGAATGCTCGAACTACAACGAGCGCACGCGCGTGCATTTTGCGTGGGATCCTTCGCGGCACGAATGGCCGAACATGCTGATGCTGATGGTTTACGACCAGCGCAGCGCCGAGTTGTTCGGCGGACGTTTCCCGATCCCGCCGGCCGGAACCCAGGCACCGTACGTGATCACCGGTGCCAACCCCCAGGAGCTGGCCGACGCGATCGACCAGCGTCTGCTGAGGCTCGCGCCGAAGACCGGCGGCGTACGGCTCGACGAAGGGTTCGCCGCAACGCTGTCGACGACCTTCAAGCGCTACAACGAGTTTGCCGGCCACGGCATCGACGTCGACTTCCATCGCGGCGAGAAACTCTACGACCGCCTCTGGTTCTCGCACGTCTGGTCGTATCCGAACCAGGGCACCTCGCAGGCAATCGGCCAGACGCTCAATCCGACGATGCATCCGATCGACCCGACCGGTCACCTGTACGCGATCATCCTTGCGGCCGGGACGCTCGACACCAACGGCGGTCCGGCGACCAGCGCGAGCGCGCAGGTGCTCGGCGCCGACGGCGAGCCGATCGCGGGCCTGTACGGTGCCGGCAACTGCATCGCGTCGCCGACCGGCCAGTACTACTACGGCGGCGGCGGCACCCTCGGACCGGCGATCACGTTCGCGATGCTCGCAGGAAAGGGCGCGGCGGCCGCGCCGGTCAAGGAAATCGACTGA
- a CDS encoding SDR family NAD(P)-dependent oxidoreductase, with product MQRFTSWLRHRLAQRPTWMNALMLFAAFHVFLYSPWDIFVKPLARDQDVWFGIIFTGWAAKVGDTLHFLVYAVALYGFWRMRRWLRPWAALYVGQMAFGMLVWPILYVGGFRGWLMGIVSGAVFALLACAIWRSRDAFRENPVDFVQRYGRWAVVTGATAGIGLEFARALAARGVSCVLAARRGDRLETLAEELKASSGVDTRIVEVDLASDAGPDELADAVADLDVGLLVSNAGVGYAGRFEKQELSRLKQMIALNCTANVTLAARLLPSMLSRGRGAIIITGSVAGRQPVPFHGLYSATKGFELLLGEALWAEVRDRGVDVLVVQPGPVATEFEQVAGEARQNPGADESPQSVVETALDALGKQPSVVTGWLNGIRANASRFVPRTLMVCIASDFMEGQTPAAMR from the coding sequence ATGCAACGTTTCACGAGCTGGCTCAGGCATCGTCTCGCGCAGCGTCCAACGTGGATGAATGCGCTGATGCTGTTCGCGGCGTTCCACGTCTTCCTTTATTCGCCGTGGGACATTTTCGTAAAGCCGCTGGCCAGGGACCAGGACGTCTGGTTCGGCATCATCTTCACGGGATGGGCCGCCAAGGTCGGCGACACCCTTCATTTTCTCGTCTACGCGGTCGCGCTCTACGGGTTCTGGCGCATGCGCCGCTGGCTGCGGCCGTGGGCGGCGCTCTACGTCGGCCAGATGGCGTTCGGGATGCTGGTCTGGCCGATCCTCTATGTCGGCGGGTTTCGCGGGTGGCTGATGGGTATCGTCTCGGGCGCGGTTTTTGCGCTGCTTGCGTGCGCAATCTGGCGCTCCCGCGACGCGTTCCGCGAAAATCCGGTGGACTTCGTGCAGCGCTACGGCCGCTGGGCCGTCGTTACCGGCGCCACGGCCGGCATCGGCCTCGAATTCGCACGTGCGCTGGCGGCCCGCGGTGTCTCCTGCGTGCTGGCCGCACGCCGCGGCGACCGTCTCGAGACGCTGGCCGAAGAGCTGAAGGCGTCGAGCGGAGTCGATACGCGCATCGTCGAAGTGGACCTCGCAAGCGATGCCGGACCGGACGAGCTTGCCGACGCGGTGGCCGACCTCGACGTCGGGCTTCTCGTCAGCAATGCGGGAGTCGGTTACGCGGGGCGCTTCGAGAAGCAGGAGCTTTCGCGCCTGAAGCAGATGATCGCGCTCAACTGCACGGCCAACGTCACGCTCGCTGCGCGCCTGCTTCCGTCGATGCTGTCGCGGGGGCGCGGCGCCATCATCATCACCGGCTCGGTTGCAGGGCGCCAGCCGGTTCCATTCCACGGCCTCTACTCGGCGACCAAGGGTTTCGAGCTGCTTCTCGGCGAGGCGCTGTGGGCCGAGGTTCGCGACCGTGGCGTCGACGTGCTCGTGGTCCAGCCCGGGCCGGTGGCCACCGAGTTCGAGCAGGTGGCCGGCGAGGCGCGGCAGAATCCCGGCGCCGACGAGAGCCCTCAGTCGGTCGTCGAGACTGCGCTCGATGCGCTCGGCAAGCAGCCGTCGGTGGTCACGGGCTGGCTGAACGGGATCCGCGCCAACGCCAGCCGTTTCGTGCCGCGCACGCTGATGGTCTGCATCGCGAGCGATTTCATGGAGGGCCAGACGCCGGCGGCGATGCGTTGA
- a CDS encoding SDR family oxidoreductase — protein MAGRLEGKVAVITGGGSGIGRDTVLRFLAEGAKVVASDINDRTLAETLELAAGQGFRASVVAQRTDVADEAEVSAMIEKARSQFGRLDVVFNNAGYPGALGKIDKIDAAAWDKTFSVLVRGVFLGMKHGARVMLEQGQGGCLLSTGSVAGLSGGCGPVAYTACKAAVINMTRAVAVQLARNNIRANTICPGGINTPLVHRGNEEAMDGVMAASQPMKTAGRATDIAGAAVFLASDDARFVTGIELVVDGGLTAAGPNIYKGEFEKAFPSGMDEGTSRA, from the coding sequence ATGGCAGGACGTCTGGAAGGCAAAGTTGCGGTGATCACCGGCGGCGGCAGCGGCATCGGCCGCGATACCGTCCTTCGATTCCTGGCCGAAGGCGCAAAAGTCGTCGCCAGCGACATCAACGACCGCACTCTGGCCGAAACGCTCGAGCTGGCGGCAGGCCAGGGCTTCCGCGCCAGCGTCGTCGCACAAAGGACCGACGTGGCCGACGAAGCCGAAGTCTCGGCAATGATCGAGAAGGCCCGCTCCCAGTTCGGCCGCCTCGACGTCGTCTTCAACAATGCCGGTTACCCGGGCGCTCTCGGCAAGATCGACAAAATCGACGCCGCCGCTTGGGACAAGACGTTTTCCGTGCTCGTGCGCGGCGTGTTCCTCGGCATGAAGCACGGAGCGCGCGTGATGCTCGAGCAGGGCCAGGGCGGCTGCCTTCTGAGTACCGGCTCGGTTGCCGGCCTGAGCGGAGGCTGCGGACCGGTGGCCTACACCGCGTGCAAGGCTGCCGTCATCAACATGACGCGCGCGGTGGCGGTCCAGCTGGCAAGGAACAACATCCGCGCCAACACGATCTGCCCCGGGGGCATCAACACGCCGCTGGTCCACCGCGGAAACGAGGAAGCGATGGACGGCGTCATGGCGGCCTCGCAGCCGATGAAGACGGCCGGGCGCGCGACCGACATCGCCGGCGCAGCCGTGTTCCTGGCCAGCGACGACGCGCGCTTCGTCACCGGCATCGAGCTGGTGGTCGACGGCGGGCTTACCGCGGCCGGGCCGAACATCTACAAGGGCGAGTTCGAGAAGGCGTTCCCGAGCGGCATGGACGAAGGCACGTCGCGCGCCTAG
- a CDS encoding 2-hydroxychromene-2-carboxylate isomerase, whose translation MANLEFFYDCSSPWTYLAFHRIEEVTASAGATLVWRPILVGGVFNAVNQSVYEQRRSPVMPKLRWYVKDLQDWASLYGLRIGQPAVFPVSSVKAMRAALVANRTGLLPLWSRRVFEAYWGDLRDISRDDVLADIAAGIGLDAAALLAAAADPAVKDELRSNTEELIARGGFGSPTMFIDGDDMYFGNDRLVLVEHALAKKNDKNSGKNSGRKSDQKSAAAAS comes from the coding sequence ATGGCCAACCTCGAATTCTTCTACGACTGCTCGAGCCCCTGGACCTACCTTGCGTTCCACCGCATCGAGGAAGTGACGGCCAGCGCCGGAGCCACGCTCGTGTGGAGGCCGATCCTCGTCGGCGGCGTGTTCAACGCGGTCAACCAGAGCGTCTACGAGCAGCGCCGCAGCCCCGTCATGCCGAAGCTGCGCTGGTACGTGAAGGACCTGCAGGACTGGGCGTCCTTGTACGGGCTGCGCATCGGCCAGCCGGCGGTTTTCCCCGTGAGCAGCGTCAAGGCGATGCGCGCGGCCCTGGTCGCGAATCGAACCGGCCTCTTGCCGCTGTGGTCACGCCGCGTCTTCGAAGCCTACTGGGGAGATCTGCGCGATATTTCGCGCGACGACGTGCTCGCGGACATCGCCGCGGGAATCGGGCTGGACGCCGCAGCGTTGCTTGCCGCCGCGGCCGATCCGGCAGTCAAGGACGAGCTGCGTTCCAATACCGAGGAGTTGATCGCGCGCGGCGGCTTCGGCTCGCCGACGATGTTCATCGACGGCGACGACATGTATTTCGGCAACGATCGCCTGGTGCTCGTCGAGCACGCGCTGGCCAAAAAGAACGACAAAAACAGCGGCAAAAACAGCGGCAGGAAGAGCGACCAGAAATCAGCGGCCGCCGCCAGCTGA
- a CDS encoding NAD kinase, with translation MPREKLAFVASTTPEAREAKARLVARYGGVAVGEADVVVALGGDGFMLEALHGQLRRCTPIYGMNKGTVGFLLNDYSEDDLVERIRGAVSASIHPLSMHASCRNGVLVDAVAINEVALLRQTRQAAKIRVSIDGRVRLAELICDGVLVATPAGSTAYNLSAHGPILPVGSNVLALTPISAFRPRLWRGAILPREVSVHFEVLDPGHRPVSVTADTTEVRDVVDVQICENRDVTLQMLFDPEHALEERILKEQFIP, from the coding sequence ATGCCGCGCGAAAAACTCGCATTCGTGGCCTCGACGACTCCCGAAGCGCGCGAGGCGAAGGCGCGCCTGGTGGCGCGCTACGGCGGCGTCGCGGTCGGGGAGGCCGACGTGGTCGTCGCCCTCGGCGGCGACGGGTTCATGCTCGAGGCCCTGCACGGCCAGCTCCGGCGCTGCACGCCGATTTACGGCATGAACAAGGGGACGGTCGGCTTCCTGCTGAACGATTACAGCGAGGACGACCTCGTCGAGCGCATCCGCGGCGCGGTTTCGGCATCGATTCACCCGTTGTCGATGCATGCCAGCTGCCGCAACGGCGTTCTCGTGGACGCGGTCGCGATCAACGAGGTCGCGCTGCTGCGCCAGACCCGCCAGGCCGCCAAGATCCGCGTTTCGATCGACGGCCGCGTGCGCCTGGCCGAATTGATCTGCGACGGAGTGCTGGTGGCAACGCCGGCCGGCAGCACCGCGTACAATCTTTCTGCGCACGGGCCGATCCTGCCGGTCGGCTCCAACGTGCTCGCGCTGACGCCGATCAGCGCGTTCCGTCCGCGGCTGTGGCGCGGCGCGATCCTGCCGCGCGAGGTTTCGGTGCACTTCGAGGTTCTCGATCCCGGTCACCGCCCGGTCAGTGTCACGGCGGACACGACCGAGGTGCGCGACGTCGTCGACGTCCAGATCTGCGAGAACCGCGACGTGACGCTGCAGATGCTCTTCGATCCCGAGCACGCGCTCGAAGAGCGCATCCTCAAGGAACAGTTCATCCCGTAG
- a CDS encoding choice-of-anchor V domain-containing protein, whose amino-acid sequence MADARLAGRRSARAARIALLVASMLVLRASNTFAASAGPQPAVTGAPAIAGQAAESLCIQCHNQFPANPDGDGSITIDGVPPKYEPGKTYTLTVHLAHKDAKVLRWGFQMTAIAMSDGSGAGEFSSDGATTQVLPAAMGTRSYIEHNYGGTAIGQTGGTSWTFDWKAPAARIGRIGFFAAGNCANADGSNQGDRIYTHSPAPIAETSAGS is encoded by the coding sequence ATGGCTGATGCCCGGCTCGCCGGCCGGCGGAGCGCGCGCGCCGCACGCATTGCACTGCTGGTCGCATCCATGCTGGTGCTGCGAGCGAGCAACACGTTCGCCGCCTCGGCCGGTCCTCAGCCGGCGGTGACGGGTGCGCCCGCAATCGCCGGCCAGGCCGCCGAGAGCCTGTGCATCCAGTGCCACAACCAGTTCCCCGCCAACCCTGACGGCGACGGCTCGATCACCATCGACGGGGTGCCGCCGAAGTACGAGCCCGGCAAGACGTACACGCTGACGGTGCACCTGGCGCACAAGGATGCGAAAGTGCTGCGCTGGGGCTTCCAGATGACGGCGATCGCGATGAGCGACGGCTCGGGCGCCGGCGAATTCTCGTCCGACGGTGCGACGACGCAGGTGCTCCCGGCGGCGATGGGGACGCGGTCCTACATCGAGCACAACTACGGAGGCACGGCGATCGGCCAGACCGGCGGCACGTCATGGACGTTCGATTGGAAAGCGCCGGCCGCCAGGATCGGCCGCATCGGGTTCTTCGCCGCCGGAAACTGCGCCAACGCCGACGGCTCCAACCAGGGAGACCGGATCTACACGCATTCGCCGGCGCCGATCGCCGAGACCAGCGCCGGAAGCTGA
- a CDS encoding SDR family NAD(P)-dependent oxidoreductase has protein sequence MKNLFSIEGKTALVTGGSRGIGLMIARGYVEAGARVYVASRKQQACDEVAAELNAAGPGTCIAIAGDISTEDGVKALASGLSSREQKLHVLVNNAGTNWGASLEDYSDDAFQKVLATNVKSVFNLTRELLPLLRNAATKEDPARVINIGSIDGIHVPVLETYAYSASKAAVHHLTRSLAKRLASENITVNAVAPGPFQSKMMKETLERFGDMIVAQVPRGRIGEPEDMAGVAIYLASRAGAYVTGAVIPVDGGMATCA, from the coding sequence ATGAAGAACCTGTTTTCGATCGAAGGAAAGACGGCGCTGGTCACCGGCGGCTCGCGCGGCATCGGCCTGATGATCGCGCGCGGCTATGTCGAGGCCGGCGCGCGCGTCTACGTCGCGTCGCGCAAGCAGCAGGCCTGCGACGAAGTGGCCGCCGAGCTGAACGCCGCGGGGCCGGGCACGTGCATTGCGATCGCCGGCGACATCAGCACCGAAGACGGCGTCAAGGCTCTCGCGTCCGGGCTTTCGTCGCGGGAACAGAAGCTGCACGTCCTCGTCAACAACGCGGGGACCAACTGGGGAGCGTCACTGGAAGATTACAGCGACGATGCCTTCCAGAAAGTGCTCGCGACCAACGTCAAATCGGTGTTCAACCTGACTCGTGAGCTGCTGCCGCTTCTCCGCAACGCTGCGACCAAGGAAGATCCGGCGCGAGTAATCAACATCGGCTCGATCGACGGCATCCACGTGCCGGTGCTCGAGACGTACGCGTACTCGGCCAGCAAGGCGGCGGTGCATCACCTGACCCGCAGCCTGGCCAAGCGCCTGGCGTCCGAGAACATCACCGTCAACGCGGTGGCGCCGGGTCCTTTCCAGAGCAAGATGATGAAGGAAACCCTCGAGCGCTTCGGAGACATGATCGTCGCCCAGGTGCCGCGCGGACGCATCGGCGAACCCGAGGACATGGCCGGCGTCGCGATCTATCTCGCATCCCGCGCCGGAGCGTACGTCACCGGCGCCGTCATCCCGGTCGACGGCGGAATGGCGACCTGCGCCTGA
- a CDS encoding nuclear transport factor 2 family protein: protein MASTPEANKKLIRDYFDAVSSGASDKVVAAFADDVTWWVPPSSPMAGTYKGKDAVLGMFAKGVSLYAPKPMKIEILGMVADEHKVAVEVHICATTAKGADYSNFYHFLFEVRGGPGEADRKIAGVKEYVDTLYAQRTLFS from the coding sequence ATGGCATCCACCCCCGAAGCGAACAAGAAGCTGATCCGCGATTATTTCGACGCGGTCTCCAGCGGAGCCAGCGACAAGGTCGTCGCCGCCTTCGCCGACGACGTCACCTGGTGGGTGCCGCCTTCGTCGCCGATGGCCGGTACTTACAAAGGAAAGGACGCCGTGCTCGGCATGTTCGCCAAGGGCGTGTCGCTGTATGCGCCCAAGCCGATGAAAATCGAGATCCTCGGCATGGTCGCCGACGAGCACAAGGTCGCCGTCGAAGTGCACATCTGCGCGACGACCGCCAAAGGCGCCGACTACTCGAACTTCTACCATTTCCTGTTCGAGGTTCGCGGCGGCCCGGGCGAAGCGGATCGCAAGATCGCAGGCGTCAAGGAGTACGTGGACACGCTCTACGCACAAAGGACCCTGTTCTCGTGA